The genomic stretch tgaagtataatTGGAGCAATGCAGCTTAATACTATAGCCATGAGCAGCATGTGGCTACTGAGCCCTTGAGGTATAGCTAGTCCAAACTGGGATTGGAGCAAGTGTAAAGTTACAAAGatttagtaagaaaaaaacctccttaataattttataataattatatatgaaaatgatGTTTTGTGTTTACATGAAATGATGATTGGgctaagtaaaaatatttttcatttaattccacCTTCCTTTTACTTAGTTTAGTGTAGCTActagaaacattttaattatataagtGGCTCATGTTGTGCTTCTATGACAACaagcttctatttatttattgtatcaACAACCTTAACAATATTAAGCTGACAGCAATAATCAACGGCAATGgtctacaaataaaatatttgtgattCAGTATAACCTGAGAAATTGTAGTCTATTTTTCTAAGGAAATTATTCTATCTCTGTAGCACCTACCTAcaggaaagaaacatttttcatCACTGCTCCAATTAACCTTACTTATAGCCATTTGAAACTTCTAAAATTTTTGCTGTccttataaagaaaatgtatgcaAAACAAACTATTCAAAACTATTCTATTGAATAGTAAGTTTGTATACTTTGTCTAGATAGCCATCAAAACCATTTGGCAATGAAAGAATAGTGTCTAAAAACAGCCAAAGATAGCATAAATCCTTATCTGTCAACCTTGAGGAGATGCAGAAAAGTTACATACAATTTTCTATGGTATCTTCTTCCTACTCCTATTCAGAGTATTTTTCACTTGAATTCAATGTCAATGCCAATCACACTTTCAGTTCTCTTCTATTGTACCTATTAAATAAGATAAACACATAAAGTTCATGAAAGAACGTTAGCAAGAGATATATGTTAATGATTTTTAGAATTTTAGCCTTTTCTCCACCTTACAAATGGGATGTGTTCTGATAAGCTTGTAAGTCAACTGTTTATGCCtggcatgtattttcttttagacAAATACATATGGGTACAGATACATTTTCACAATAATATCTGTAAACATATGtacacataattttaaatattacctGAAGTAATGCATACTTatgtacatataattttaaaatactgttcaaGGTCAAACTACAAATGGTAGTAATAAGTTTCCTCCCTTTAATATCAGGAGTTGCCTTCTCCTATCATCCAAAGTACTTAGGAAATTCTTAAGCATAACGTGACCACTTGATCAATTCATAGTTACTGCAATTGCATATGTTCATTTCATATCTTTTTATTCTGGTAGGTTTTTACTATGAGAAGGAGAAAACGTAAGTAGGATAATGTGGCAATAAGATAATATATGCTTAAATGTAGGGAATTTTATGGGGAGGAATTAGACTTACAGTTGGGCATCAAAGAACTGAACTAGGACTAAGCCTGTAAATTATGGTGGCATATTTAGCCTCAGTATAAAATCTTTCTAGTAATCGGACTGACAAACAATATTGTTTTTATGTGGTCTCCTTTGAAAAGTATAAAGCTCATTCCTGGACTTCAGAAGACTGCATACCCAGACCATATTATTTTTGTTCCCTCTCTTCAGAGTTCTTAATTGAGCTAATTTAGTGCTAAGGTCTCAAACTTTTTAGGAAACAATAATTCTTTACAGACTATTAATAATATCATATTCAGTGCTGCTTTGAGAAACTCCCTCAACACCCATGAGAATTTCCCTTTAGTCAAGTGTTAGGGAATACTTCTTTCCCTGAAGAGGAGGGGTTGGGGATGTGTTCTTCCTAAACATAAGGAAGATGTAAACTGGCTTTTACAATTGACCTCTAGGAAACTCAGAGCCAAGACTGAGGTTCAACTACAGGAACTTGGTAGGCTTTATTATATAACCTGTATAGTTGATGTTTTTTCACCTATATCTTAACTTCCTATTCTTTTATAAGGTCCATATTTATGAGGTTCTGATTCTTACTAAATGTTTAAACTTCACAATGTATTTATAATGtgcttcattatttttatgaatcAAGGCAAAGAATAAatgtgtaatttttcttttttgccttataTTAATTTCTGTGATTCTCTGTGTGAAAATACAACTGTGGTTAAGACACAACTGCCTTCAACACACAGAAATGGGGCAATATAAGGACaatttgggattacaggtctTTTTCCCCcacttggagacagggtctcactatgtagcctaggctggcattaaactcactatgtagaacaggctggcttcaaacttatgatcctcgtgcctcaacctcccaagtgctggcattacagactTGTACCACTATACCTGGAGCTTGTGATTCAGATGTTTTGGGGCATGAAAAGTGTTTGATTTTCATGAgtgtttacctatttttatttgttacCCTTAGAGTTAAGAACAATCACATAGAATATATTGAACATACAAAAcattctccatttctctttttgaCATGGGTATAAAATAAACACCctaatttgttcatttaaaagcCATGACCAAATAATCTCTTTATaccacataattttttttcatgagcAGAGCACTTAAATGACACTTGTACCCACTAAACCTGGGTTTTATGTGAAGATGATTTCAGAGGGCACTGGAAACCCCAGGTTTCTCTTCAATTCTCCAGTGTCTTTAGAAAGCAATTTCTAAACCACCATTTCCACTACCCTTTTAATCTCTGCAAATTGTTGCTAAGAGCTATGTAAAGGCATTCTGCCAACAGCAGTTCAATCATATATGCACTACCCCTGATTATTCTAAAGAAATATTGCATTTAAGAGAATCAACCCTAGAATATACACCCATCAGACTATTTATACAAGGGTAAAACTtgatacatgaaatattttccattCATATCTTTCAGAATATTTCATGTTTACACCACATCTATAATGGTAGTATATAAAGAAGCTGGTTTggtaatggtgcatgcctgtaatcccagcactcaggaggctgaggtaggaagatcacaagtttgaggccagcctgggctacaggtcagtcagggctacatagtaaggccctgtctcaaaaaaaaaaaaaaaaaagaatgtaaataaaGCCTATAAAGAATGTATTGAAACAACTGCTTTataaattattctattttctaagTCCTAGAATGACAATCAACTTTAATATATCCTTCACAGatgaacatttatttatatcattaaaaagttaacattataaatttatacattcaatttttaaaatcctctttTACTGTATAATTGAAGTTTTTTACTTAACAAAGCAAGTTGTTTCATATCAGGCTTTTTAATACAAATTATTGAACCAATAATTAAATTGCTTGAAATCTGCTACAACAGTTACTAATTTATGAAGTGAACACAAACTTGTTGCTTCTTTTAACCACAATTTTCAACCTGGGATTCACAttggtatatataaatatgtgttaaATATCACCTCAACATTAGCAGTACAGAgagcaaaacaagacaaaattggGGCTTCATTCTCTAGTGTAGTACTGCCCAAGTTATTCCTTTTGAACGCACACAGTGAAACATTACTAGTGACTGCAATGGCCTCATAATCAATTTGTGAAAACATCGAAAACTGAAATTCTCTTTCAGTTAAGTGATGgcaacaaataacccaattaccTAGCTCAGATGTAAAAACTGATACCTTCCTTGGTGATTACAAATTAATTTGTAAATGTAAGGTGACACATCTTTAATAGACTTACATTAGAATCAATGAACATCTCAGATTTGGAAAAATTGATAGCAGGTTGAAAAAATTGTGAAAgtagacattttaaaaagctacatGTAGTCACATGTGGAGATTGGGTAGAACATTTAGAATAACTAACTTCTCGTACAAAACAATAGAGATACAGTTATGCTTAAAATTCAAAAGATtcttttttccataaaatagacaTTTAATGACATTCCAAAATAGGCAAAAATGTCAAAGATATTGTTCAATGTAAATgtcactgtatttttttaaatttttaagcttTCTATGTAAGCAAGATATATAAGTAAACTTGTTATTCACgaataaaaattgtatttcaatGTTGCCATTATTTCCCCTACAGCATGTATTATTTACTctaaaacaaaagttttcaaataCAGACAACTTCAAATTTCTAGCTCAATCTTATAATCCTAAAGTGAGAGCATTGTGGCAGATTGGAGAAAATCCTATTTTTACTCCCTGTTGAAGGCTAATGTTATTCTCTACATTGTAGCTTGCTGTTAGAAGGGGAGGCttcttgtttgtttctctttgtttgttttggggttttttgttttgttttgttttttaggaatCACTTAATTGGACTTCATTATTATGATGATTTTAGTCAAAGATAATTCCTAGACACCTACCATTCATCTTCACATTACCCTAATAACTGTGTTAATTGAAAATGTAGTCATTGGCCAGAAAACTATTTTCCATCTAAAAGATACGAATTTCAGAAACGGATCAGTCAGGATTTTTTATGAGTaattaaatttaatgattttgcattttatacagaaaatacaaaaggaatactgtgtcacagagaaataacaagtcatataaataaatacaagagtAAAGTTACTGAAAGGaacttaaaataatgaaaacaaatattgaaaacaaaaagcATTCAGGGgaacttaaaaatatgaaaaccagATTTCAGAAACTGGTAcaattagcaaatatttaaaataaactttgtttCACCTTCCTTTATACCCTCAAATTTTGCTACAAAATACTAGTGACTTTGACctgatttttcattctttcccaaATGCAAAGATGGTATTTCAAAGCCACTTCTCCAACATGAGAATTTCATTAGTCAAATTATTTCACAACTATTTTAAACTAACTACAAATGCAGCAAGGGTCTCATTTCTAAATGGCACTTACATTCTTGAGTACCAAGCAGTTATATTTTCAAACACAGGTTGACTTGATGAGGAAATTCAGGACCCATTGGCAACCTATTTGCTACCCTAGAAAGACAAAGTCTCCCTCTCAGCCCTGGCTGGGACTCCACTTCAAAGCCAATCTGTGATCCATAGTAAGGTTTCTCTCCACTCTTCCCAGGCTCCTCTTGCTGAGCTCTCTGACAACAGCAAATCCCAATTCTGGAGAGGCGTgctcttcagattttttttttttttgccaaatgtTTTTGTTCCTAAGGTTAACTAACACATCAGAGGTTTtcaacaaataccacatttttgtcAAAAAGCCAAGAAAGCCTACTGAATCTTTGTGCCAAGGAAAATTTTCTTTATCTGCCATAGCCTATCTTATTAAGTTTCAGTGTTAAATGTGatatgtaaaactataaaaaaccTAAACTATGAACAAAACAAGATACCAAATCAGATAGATAACACTTTCCCTTGTGTATAAAAGCAGCATGAAGATGTGGAGACAATCCCAGAAGACAAGCAGGAGAGGGGAGCCACCCTTTTTCACGGTATTCTCTTTGAgagaatttgtttgttttttcttttcttttctgagtgcCAGCATTGTTTTTAAGACAAGAAAACATTCTTGTGAAGCACGTTTTTTTCTATGAAACCCAATTTAGTCAACAGTATTTATCAATCAATTATAAATTTTCACTGCAATTTGGATAGGAAATAATCTTAtgaaataaatttgataaaaaaGTTTCAATGGAATATCAATCCAATTATTATGTCTTTAAATGTACATACACATTCTCAAGACTATATCTATTTTCAAAACCATCTGCACACATCCAAATAGTATTTTCAGCATGAAAGTATGCAGTGTTTAGAATGAGACAAAAAAAATTGACAGGAAGAAATGTtgaaaactgtagattttctccCTCAGAAATGTTCACCCCCAGTGAGGGAGTACTATTTGGCTGATTATGTTTCTGAGCAGCTGGAAAGTGACTCTCTGCAGAGATTCTTCAGCTATGATAAAgcacttttttatttaaagatgaGACTTTTCCAGTTGTGAATGCTTTTATAATAAAACCCaatacagttaaaaataaaattaaacagcaaGGTGTAGTATCACCACTTGTAAATTGCTATGTAGAAgttctataaataaaataacatgagCTTGAAAACGGAGTAAATAGTATCTGGAAAAATAGTAAATATAGTTTTCAATTCAGACAATTAGTCAACATGGAAATTTtgataattgtttcattttttatatatgttggacttgaaaaataaaatacaatggttTATAAGTGACTTTTATAGTCACAGATGTTATAACATCACTATTTTTACTTATCTTATGTCTTTGATGaaagtttaaaattactttctaCTATGTTTAAGCCAAAAAATGTAAGCaatacaattttaattaaaacaaaaacttaagaaCCAAATTGGAGTTTTCAAAAGGATTCCAGCACCTGATCAAATACATGCATAAAGACTTCTTTGTGTAtcattaatttaagaaaaataagtaggCAATTCCAGTGCAGGTGAGGATGAAGACCTAGCCCAAGTGTTTCAAGAACTGTAAAAGTAGCATGTTAAAGTTGTAACAACACTAATCTTCTTAAGTCAATAACTGATGTCTGTAAACAAACTCATGTAACGctgcattttgttcttttaaaatattaatgactCTTCTAGTTGCGACTTTCTTTCCAAAGCAGACCATGTGGCTTTTTCTCCCTACAAAGGGCAGGTTCTTTTGCAAAATTACATTGAAATTATCAAAACAATGATTAAAACAGTAAGACAAAACCACAAAGGCCATTCCAACCACAgcactgaagaaacagaaaagaacacaACACTGTTCTCCTGTTCAAAACATGTGCTATCAGGTTAAACTTCGGTAGTTTTCACACATCCTTTTCCAAACACAATAACATCTTGCTTAAAGAAGcattcttgattttctttctcctactccagttttcaggaaaacttaaaaaattgttATCTTAATTTCCccattattattatgttttttaaattgtaagatTGTTTTCAAAGTTTAGTCAATATACTTTACACACTTCTTTTGTCTTAGACTTTGTCTTGTTGAGCATTTGGAATGGAGAGTTTATACTGTCTAAATTTTTTTGCCATGCGGGTATATTTGCAAATCAAAAGATgacacagtttttaaaacatcAGTTTATCTATGGTTTGTATTTTTCAAGAGAAGCTACATTTTCACCTGATTTATGCACTCATTTTCATATTTCTCAATAGGTTATTTTTCCAGCAAGGACAAAAGACCCACTGCAAACTAgtagaaatattagaaatttcagctttttaaattatttctatctttttttgatcaaaatagtaacagaatatATCTTAAGTCAGATATTGGGAGGGAGGAACAAAGGGAAAGAGAGCAGTGAAGAACTTTTACAGGTACAGAATGAACATGAAacattttagcaaataaaaacataCTCTCTTTCCTTGTTGAACTTCCACACCCACAAAGAAGAGGATACTTACAAGTTAGCATCTACGTATCTGccagtgtctgtgtgtgtgttttctctcttctttggaTTTGGATACTTTGAGCTAATTTGGAAGTATCCGTTTGGTTGCCTATAAAATGATGCTTAAGGATGTAAAGATGCATAAATTAGGAAGCCCTACAATGGCAGAGAACGGTCATTGTACCTCTTCTCTTTATGCACTCTTATGGTGGGACCCAagagcccccttttttttttttaacactttagATGATGGAGCCAGTGAGGGGCTGGTAGCCGACAAGCAGCAGGCAAGCCCTGCAAACCACCCCCTCCCAAACTTACTCAGTGCGCCCCCCCCAGCCCCCAGTTACACTGGACTTTGCTAGGAAGTCACTTTACGAAACTCAGGTCTGGAAGGAGACGAGCGTGGAGTCTCACGTCCAGCCTCGACACCACCCGAGTTTCTATTTCTGGCGCTCGAGGGCTGTGGCAACTGGCACTGATAGAGGCGCGAAGGATGGAGAAAGCAAAGGGGGGTGATCTTTTCAAGAAACACCCAACTGCCCCCTTTACCTTTTTTTTGCCTCCATTATGGGGAAGGGGGGGGCGAGAGAAAAAGATGTCAATGACCATTGTTTGCTCGTTTGGGATGTTGCTCCGCCCCCCGAGTCTGTCGTAAACCTGGCGCTGGACTAAAATAAACCCCAGATCCCGCCGCTCTGGGGGCTCGCCGTGCCGCCGACTCCTCTTCGGAAGGCGCTGCCACCGCGGCGACGTGGCGGCGACCAGCGGCCGCCGCTTCCCGCCCGCGCCCGCCCCGGGCCCCCCTACCTGGCGGCCCGCCGAGCCATGTCGTTGAGCCCCAAGCACACGACGCCCTTCTCCGTGTCCGACATCCTGAGCCCCATCGAGGAGACCTACAAGAAGTTTGGCGGCTCCATGGACGGCGCGCCGCCCGGCCTGGGGGCGCCCCTgggggccgccgccgccgccgcctacCGCGCGCCACCCCCGGGCCCCTCCTCGCAGGCGGCGGCCGTGGCGGGCATGCAGCCTCCTCACGCCATGGCGGGACACAACGCGGcggccgcggcggcggcggcggcagcggcggcggcggcggccgccaCCTACCACATGCCACCGGGCGTCTCGCAGTTCCCGCACGGCGCCATGGGCGGCTACTGCAACGGCGGCCTGGGCAATATGGGCGAGCTGCCTGCCTACACGGACGGCATGCGGGGCGGCGCGGCGGCTGCGGCCACCGGCTGGTACGGCGCCAACCCGGACCCGCGCTACTCGTCAAGTGAGCGGGGGGGCCAGGAGCGCGGGACTGAGGGCAGGCGGGCGGCACGGGCTTTTCCCGCCACAGCCCGGGCGTGAGGGCGCTGGATGGAGCTGGGGTCGGAGCGCGCGAGGGTAGGCGCGCGCGGGGATTCTAGATCAACGTGTGGGTCTCGCGGGAGTCCCGGGCCACAGCGTGGGGCGCGCAGGGGTCCTGAGCCACGGCGTGGGGGAACGGAGCGGGAGCGGGGGGGTTCTGGGTTCCCAGGCCTCGGGCGCGCGCGCGCGGGTGGTTGGGCCTCTTAGCTCTGACGGGTGCTTGGGTCCCGGCCGCAGCGCGCCAGGGAGTCACGGGATTCAGCCGGCGACCCCGCGCCGTCGCGGCCACTGCGGTGTGAAAAGAGCGGGGCGGCGGCGGGAGCGGTTGCCGGCGTCCCTGGAACTCACTGGTCATCCTCCTTGGGCCCCCACCCCCAGTCTCCAGGTTCATGGGGCCGTCGGCGGGCGTGAACGTGGCCGGCATGGGGTCGCTGACCGGCATCGCGGACGCCGCCAAATCGCTGAACCCACTGCACGCGGCAGCGCCGCGCAGGAAGCGGCGGGTGCTCTTCTCGCAGGCGCAGGTCTACGAGCTGGAGCGGCGCTTCAAGCAGCAAAAGTACCTGTCGGCGCCGGAGCGCGA from Castor canadensis chromosome 5, mCasCan1.hap1v2, whole genome shotgun sequence encodes the following:
- the Nkx2-4 gene encoding homeobox protein Nkx-2.4; translation: MSLSPKHTTPFSVSDILSPIEETYKKFGGSMDGAPPGLGAPLGAAAAAAYRAPPPGPSSQAAAVAGMQPPHAMAGHNAAAAAAAAAAAAAAAATYHMPPGVSQFPHGAMGGYCNGGLGNMGELPAYTDGMRGGAAAAATGWYGANPDPRYSSISRFMGPSAGVNVAGMGSLTGIADAAKSLNPLHAAAPRRKRRVLFSQAQVYELERRFKQQKYLSAPEREHLASMIHLTPTQVKIWFQNHRYKMKRQAKDKAAQQLQQEGGLGPPPPPPSPRRVAVPVLVKDGKPCQNGAGTPTPGQQPQAPTPAPELEELSPSPPALHGPGGGLAALDAAAGDYGGGVLGANLLYGRTW